The Arachis hypogaea cultivar Tifrunner chromosome 19, arahy.Tifrunner.gnm2.J5K5, whole genome shotgun sequence genome has a window encoding:
- the LOC112778109 gene encoding probable glutathione S-transferase — protein sequence MAELKLHGFWYSPLTLRVILTLKLKGITYEYIEEDRFNKSPQLLEYNPVHKLTPVLVHHGKSICESMIIVEYVDEVWPQNPLVPHDPYDRAQARFWVAYADQMIPAVKPLFHIITDDEVREKAIERVQKHLKVIDNQCLIDQKFFNGDHINIVDIALGSVIKFLVTIEDLNQLKVMEAHKFPHLYSRFSNFKNSPIVKENIPNSEKLIACIKLMREKMYAHS from the exons ATGGCAGAGTTGAAGCTACATGGATTTTGGTATAGCCCCTTAACTTTGAGGGTGATATTGACCCTAAAGTTGAAGGGTATAACATATGAGTATATAGAAGAAGATCGCTTCAATAAGAGCCCTCAACTTCTTGAATACAACCCTGTGCATAAGTTGACTCCAGTGCTTGTTCATCATGGAAAATCCATTTGTGAGTCTATGATTATTGTTGAATACGTTGATGAGGTTTGGCCACAgaatcctttggttcctcatgatCCCTATGATAGAGCTCAAGCAAGGTTTTGGGTTGCATATGCTGATCAAATG ATTCCTGCCGTTAAGCCACTATTCCACATCATCACTGATGATGAAGTgcgagaaaaagccatagagagGGTCCAAAAACATCTCAAAGTTATTGATAATCAATGCCTTATTGATCAGAAGTTCTTTAATGGTGACCATATTAACATTGTGGACATAGCTTTGGGGTCAGTTATCAAATTTCTTGTAACCATAGAAGATTTGAATCAACTGAAGGTCATGGAAGCTCATAAATTCCCTCACCTATATTCACGGTTTAGTAATTTCAAGAATTCCCCAATTGTTAAAGAAAACATCCCAAATAGTGAGAAATTAATAGCTTGTATCAAGCTTATGAGAGAAAAAATGTATGCACAttcttaa